One genomic region from Zalophus californianus isolate mZalCal1 chromosome 2, mZalCal1.pri.v2, whole genome shotgun sequence encodes:
- the TADA2B gene encoding transcriptional adapter 2-beta: MAELGKKYCVYCLAEVSPLRFRCTECQDIELCPECFSAGAEIGHHRRYHGYQLVDGGRFTLWGPEAEGGWTSREEQLLLDAIEQFGFGNWEDMAAHVGASRTPQEVMEHYVSMYIHGNLGRACIPDTIPNRVTDHTCPGGGPLSPSLTTPLPPLDISVAEQQQLGYMPLRDDYEIEYDQDAETLISGLSVNYDDEDVEIELKRAHVDMYVRKLRERQRRKNIARDYNLVPAFLGKDKKDKERPAKRKVTKEEKELRLKLRPLYQFMSCKEFDDLFEGMHKEKMLRAKIRELQRYRRNGITKLEESAEYEAARHKREKRKENKGAAGAKRGKEDAKDGEFAAIEHLPGFELLSDREKVLCSSLNLSPARYVTVKTIIIKDHLQKRQGIPSKSRLPSYLDKVLKKRILNFLTESGWISRDAA; this comes from the exons ATGGCGGAGCTCGGTAAGAAGTACTGCGTGTACTGCCTGGCCGAGGTGAGCCCGCTGCGCTTCCGCTGCACCGAGTGCCAGGACATCGAGCTGTGCCCCGAGTGCTTCTCGGCCGGCGCCGAGATCGGCCACCACCGCCGCTACCACGGCTACCAGCTGGTGGACGGCGGGCGCTTCACGCTGTGGGGGCCCGAGGCAGAGGGCGGCTGGACCAGCCGCGAGGAGCAGCTGCTGCTGGATGCCATCGAGCAGTTCGGCTTCGGAAACTGG GAAGACATGGCCGCTCACGTCGGAGCTTCCCGCACGCCGCAGGAGGTGATGGAGCATTACGTAAGCATGTACATCCACGGAAACCTGGGGAGAGCCTGCATCCCCGACACCATCCCCAACCGGGTGACCGACCACACGTGCCCCGGCGGAGggcccctgtcccccagcctcaCCACCCCCTTGCCTCCCCTAGACATCTCGGTGGCCGAGCAGCAGCAGCTGGGCTACATGCCGCTGCGTGACGACTATGAGATCGAGTACGACCAGGACGCCGAGACGCTCATCAGCGGGCTCTCGGTCAACTACGACGACGAGGACGTGGAGATCGAGCTGAAGCGCGCGCACGTGGACATGTACGTGCGCAAGCTCAGGGAGAGGCAGCGGCGCAAGAACATCGCGCGCGACTACAACCTGGTGCCCGCCTTCCTGGGCAAGGACAAGAAGGACAAGGAGCGGCCGGCCAAGCGCAAGGTCaccaaggaggagaaggagctgcGGCTGAAGCTGCGGCCGCTCTACCAGTTCATGTCGTGCAAGGAGTTCGACGACCTGTTCGAGGGCATGCACAAGGAGAAGATGCTGCGGGCCAAGATCCGCGAGCTGCAGCGGTACCGGCGCAACGGCATCACGAAGCTCGAGGAGTCGGCCGAGTACGAGGCGGCGCGCCACAAGCgcgagaagaggaaggagaacaaGGGCGCGGCGGGGGCCAAGCGCGGCAAGGAGGACGCCAAGGACGGCGAGTTCGCGGCCATCGAGCACCTGCCGGGCTTCGAGCTGCTGTCGGACCGCGAGAAGGTGCTCTGCAGCTCCTTGAACCTGAGCCCCGCGCGCTACGTGACCGTGAAGACCATCATCATCAAGGACCACCTGCAGAAGCGGCAGGGGATCCCCTCCAAAAGTCGCCTTCCTAGTTACTTGGACAAAGTCCtaaagaaaaggattttaaatttcCTCACGGAGAGCGGGTGGATATCCAGGGACGCGGCCTGA
- the CCDC96 gene encoding coiled-coil domain-containing protein 96: protein MDRSSEHRGDLGGEDGDVANLSPKLSGIKATPGPDSPAEPPEPEPGTIEASEGGAAEDEPAEPREAPAATAAVDQAGPGEPEPPAEAETEPGPGEPADAGPEDTAQPGPEGGSAEPEERAEEEEEEEEEEEGEESEEGAEAAAAAVKGRRKKAPPAVSVPLSTTGQEEAAPSREAEQEEGEEEEEEESEEIKARGVRGHPVKSKEKEEGERLDEEEDEWTEETQKLQEHQLRAELLEQYRSLVVERSNYQRYNMYLQHKISEALRKKKGLDAAEVPDKGMEPEAPEKEQAYLRHLALLEELRKQQADDLDWYHQELKQLKQQCKEVLSSVEKEWASFQALKRQVVMQAMGSCRMRGGRQAALREVEQIQELEAKKEKEMRAVRLENVQLKQSLVHFETRTRAQEDLTEGLLLIDFEQLKIENQTFNEKVEERNEELLKLHNKMTNNVQIITHVKEKLHFVDIENVGKKTQLLEMEAQVALRRDILTRRKQARDSLRADNIKLNQRCGLLGKELLLRDMEEKVGRTEVLNRRLESLKRHHAGLTMSCRGMKQKIREAKAFLPS, encoded by the coding sequence ATGGACCGCAGCTCCGAGCACCGTGGGGACCTCGGGGGGGAAGACGGAGATGTGGCTAACCTGTCCCCCAAACTGTCCGGGATCAAGGCCACCCCCGGCCCCGACTCCCCGGCCGAACcgccggagccggagccggggACCATAGAGGCTTCGGAGGGAGGTGCCGCGGAGGACGAGCCCGCCGAGCCCCGGGAAGCGCCGGCGGCCACCGCGGCTGTGGACCAGGCGGGACCCGGGGAGCCGGAGCCGCCGGCCGAGGCGGAGACCGAGCCGGGACCCGGGGAGCCGGCCGACGCCGGGCCTGAGGACACAGCCCAGCCGGGGCCCGAAGGCGGGTCCGCGGAACCGGAGGAgagggcggaggaggaggaggaggaggaggaggaggaagagggggaggagtcGGAGGAGGGAGCGGAGGCCGCGGCAGCGGCGGtcaaggggaggaggaagaaagcccCCCCGGCGGTCTCTGTGCCGCTGTCCACCACCGGCCAGGAAGAGGCTGCGCCAAGCCGGGAGgctgagcaggaggagggggaggaggaggaggaggaggagagcgagGAAATCAAGGCGAGGGGTGTGCGAGGACACCCGGtgaaaagcaaggaaaaggaggaaggtgAGAGACTGGACGAGGAGGAGGATGAATGGACGGAGGAGACGCAGAAGCTGCAGGAGCACCAGCTGCGCGCGGAGCTCCTGGAACAGTACCGGTCGCTGGTGGTAGAGCGCAGCAACTACCAGCGTTACAACATGTACCTGCAGCACAAGATCTCCGAGGCGCTGCGCAAGAAGAAGGGCCTGGATGCGGCCGAGGTGCCCGACAAGGGCATGGAGCCCGAGGCcccagagaaagagcaagcataCCTCCGCCATCTGGCCTTGCTGGAGGAGCTGAGGAAGCAACAGGCAGACGACCTGGACTGGTATCACCAGGAGCTGAAGCAGCTGAAGCAGCAGTGCAAGGAGGTGCTCTCCAGCGTGGAGAAGGAATGGGCAAGCTTCCAGGCCCTCAAGAGGCAGGTGGTGATGCAGGCCATGGGCAGCTGCCGGATGCGCGGCGGTCGCCAGGCTGCTCTGCGAGAGGTGGAGCAGATCCAGGAGCTGGAGGctaagaaggagaaggagatgcGCGCCGTGAGGCTGGAGAACGTGCAGCTAAAGCAGAGCTTGGTGCATTTTGAAACGCGGACGAGGGCCCAGGAGGACCTGACGGAGGGGCTGCTCCTCATCGATTTTGAACAGCTGAAGATCGAGAACCAGACCTTCAATGAGAAGGTGGAGGAGCGAAATGAGGAACTTTTAAAACTGCACAACAAGATGACCAACAACGTGCAAATAATAACCCACGTGAAGGAGAAGTTACACTTTGTGGACATAGAAAATGTGGGCAAAAAGACACAGCTTTTGGAAATGGAGGCCCAGGTGGCCCTGAGGAGGGACATCCTGACCAGGAGGAAGCAGGCCCGGGACAGCCTGCGGGCTGACAACATCAAGCTGAATCAGAGGTGCGGGCTTCTGGGCAAGGAGCTGCTCCTTCGGGACATGGAAGAGAAGGTGGGCAGAACAGAAGTGCTCAACCGGCGCCTGGAGTCCCTGAAGCGCCATCACGCTGGGCTGACTATGTCCTGCAGAGGTATGAAGCAGAAGATCAGGGAGGCCAAAGCCTTTCTCCCATCTTAA